GTGAACGCGCTGGCCGCCAAGTTCGGCACGACCACCAACAGCAAGGGCTTCCGGGTGCTCAACCACGTGCGGGTGATTCAGGGGGACGGCATCGACGAGACGACCATCCGCCAGATTCTCCAGAACCTGACGGTGGACGGCTTCTCCGCCGAGAACGTGGCTTTCGGCATGGGCGGCGCGCTGCTGCAAAAGGTGGACCGCGACACCCAGAAGTTCGCCTACAAGGCCAGCGCGGGCGTCATCGGCGGCGAGTACCGGGGCATCTACAAGGACCCCGTGACCGACCCCGGCAAGCGCAGCAAGGACGGCGTGCTCGACCTCGTGGTGGAGAATGGCCGCATGGTGACGCGGCAATACAGGACGTTCGACACCGACTTCCCGGGCAGCCTGATGCGGACGGTGTACAGAGACGGGGAAGTGCTGGTGCGGGACACGCTGGATGTGGTGCGGGGGAGGGGGTAGGACATGGAAGCGGCCTGGCGCGGCTTCAACTTGTTTGGGAGTTGGCAGCTCGAAGAAACATGGCCCGTCTTCAAACTTCTAGGAACAGATCAGAAGTATGGACTTTACGCCCTTATGGTGGACGGCAAGGTCATGTACGTCGGCAAATGCAAGGACGGCTTCCTGAGTCGTATGGGCATGTTCAGGAATCCTCCGCCCTCGCAACAAACTCACTATCGGTTGTCTCCCCTCATCCGTGCCGCACTGCTGGCCGGTCAAAGAATGGAAACCGCCGTCCTTGCCCTACCCGACGCCACGCTTCAGGAACTCAAAGAGCGTCGTGACGCCCTGGTTCGAGAGCACGCGCCTGCCTGGAATCGCTACGCTTGAGGACAGTCCTGAATAGCTGCGGCATCCAGAGCTTCACCTTTCGGCGGACGCAACCCCACCCCACCCGTGAGCGTACTGTGGGGCAGGAGGCGTCTGCCATGACCAAGCCCGAAGACCCGACCCCCGGCAATGAACCCGCCCCCAAGTCCAGCGTGCCGTCCTGGGTGGACGAGGTGCTGAGCGCCCAGCCGAAGCCCCAGACGGTCAACCTCTCCACACCTCCCCAGGCGGAGGGCGATCTCCACATCCCGGAAGCCCCCCGCCCTCAACCCGCGCCCGCCGAGGGGAGCGGGGACTTCCGCATTCCCGAGACGCCCCGGCCCCAGCCCGCCCCCACAGCCGTCACGGCCAGCGCGCGGCCTCACGCCGACGAGGACGACTGGATCGCCCGGAGCACGGGCCACGCGGCCAGGAATCCGACGGTTCCCACCGGGCCGCAGGTCGTCCCACCGCCGACGGGCGGCTTGCAGGAATGGTTCCAGCCGACGCGAAACGGCGACTCCGCCCTGCCGTCCACCGGGTCATCCAGCGTGCCCGCCGACATCGCGCAGAGGAAGCTGATCGCGGGGCTGCTCGGCATCGTGCTCGGGAGCCTGGGGGTGCACAAGTTCTACCTGGGGATGAACACCCCCGGCCTGATCATGCTCGGCGCCAACATCGGCGTGTGGATTCTGGCCTTCCTGCTGGGCCTGATCACGCTGGGCTTCGGGCTGATCATCACCGTGCCGCTGGCGGGCCTGATCAGCGGCGCCATCGGGCTGCTCGGCCTCGTCGAGGGCATCCTGTACCTCACGAAGTCGGACGAGGAGTTCTACCGGCAGTACGTGCTCGGCAAAAAGCCCTGGCTCTGAACCGCGCGGGGGAAGCGCCCCGCCGTGAGGTCGGTCGCCTCCTGTGCGGTGCTCCTCAGGCCGACCTTTTGCACGCCGCGTCACAGACGGCCCGCCACCCGGGGGAGGACGATACCGGCCAGGGCTCCCTCCGGCCAGAGCCGTGGGCATGGCACCGGATCGGCTCCAGGGACACCTGGATCTGCGGCTGAGGGAGGATCGCCCGCGCTGCGGAGGGGCAGGCATCTCCAGGCTCTGGGGAGGGGGTATGGGAGACGGGGGTGGACGGCGTGAGCTGCGGCGCGCGATCCGTGGCCTGTGGGGGCGCCGACGGCGTGTGGTCGAAGCCGAGCAGCCCGGGTGGCCGAGCGCCCGCCGCCGGACCCTCCGCGAACCCGGCGGGCCCGCGCCCCTCTCCCTCCGGCCGACGCGGGGGGCGGTGCTGAGTGTCCTGCTGGGCTGCGGGGCCTTGCTG
This genomic interval from Deinococcus aestuarii contains the following:
- a CDS encoding TM2 domain-containing protein, encoding MTKPEDPTPGNEPAPKSSVPSWVDEVLSAQPKPQTVNLSTPPQAEGDLHIPEAPRPQPAPAEGSGDFRIPETPRPQPAPTAVTASARPHADEDDWIARSTGHAARNPTVPTGPQVVPPPTGGLQEWFQPTRNGDSALPSTGSSSVPADIAQRKLIAGLLGIVLGSLGVHKFYLGMNTPGLIMLGANIGVWILAFLLGLITLGFGLIITVPLAGLISGAIGLLGLVEGILYLTKSDEEFYRQYVLGKKPWL